In Drosophila yakuba strain Tai18E2 chromosome X, Prin_Dyak_Tai18E2_2.1, whole genome shotgun sequence, a single genomic region encodes these proteins:
- the LOC6524324 gene encoding cAMP-specific 3',5'-cyclic phosphodiesterase isoform X1 yields MQAEQGSIGDLQKYHSRYLKNRRHTLANVRFDVENGQGARSPLEGGSPSAGLVLQNLPQRRESFLYRSDSDFEMSPKSMSRNSSIASERFKEQEASILVDRSHGEDLIVTPFAQILASLRSVRNNLLSLTNVPASNKRPNQSSSASRSGNPQGAPLSQGEEAYTRLATDTIEELDWCLDQLETIQTHRSVSDMASLKFKRMLNKELSHFSESSRSGNQISEYICSTFLDKQQEFDLPSLRVEDNPELLAANAAAGQQSAGQYARSRSPRGPPMSQISGVKRPLSHTNSFTGERLPTFGVETPRENELGTLLGELDTWGIQIFSIGEFSVNRPLTCVAYTIFQSRELLTSLMIPPKTFLNFMSTLEDHYVKDNPFHNSLHAADVTQSTNVLLNTPALEGVFTPLEVGGALFAACIHDVDHPGLTNQFLVNSSSELALMYNDESVLENHHLAVAFKLLQNQGCDIFCNMQKKQRQTLRKMVIDIVLSTDMSKHMSLLADLKTMVETKKVAGSGVLLLDNYTDRIQVLENLVHCADLSNPTKPLPLYKRWVALLMEEFFLQGDKERESGMDISPMCDRHNATIEKSQVGFIDYIVHPLWETWADLVHPDAQDILDTLEENRDYYQSMIPPSPPPSGVDENPQEDRIRFQVTLEESDQENLAELEEGDESGGESTTTGTTGTTAASALSGAGGGGGAGGGVAPRTGGCQNQPQHGGM; encoded by the exons CTTCGATGTAGAAAATGGCCAGGGCGCTCGATCACCGCTCGAGGGCGGCTCTCCCAGCGCCGGTTTGGTACTACAGAATTTGCCGCAGCGCCGCGAATCGTTTCTATATCGCTCAGATTCGGACTTTGAGATGTCGCCAAAGTCCATGTCCCGAAACTCAAGCATCGCTAGCGAAAG GTTTAAAGAACAGGAAGCCTCTATACTCGTTGACCGATC CCACGGCGAGGATCTCATTGTGACGCCTTTCGCCCAAATTTTAGCCAGCTTACGTTCAGTGCGCAACAATTTATTAAGTCTGACAAATGTTCCAGCATCAAACAA GCGGCCCAACCAATCCTCGTCGGCCTCGCGATCGGGAAACCCCCAAGGAGCCCCGCTGTCCCAGGGCGAGGAGGCCTACACCCGCCTGGCCACCGACACCATCGAGGAGCTAGACTGGTGCCTCGACCAGCTGGAGACCATCCAGACCCATCGCAGCGTCTCCGACATGGCCTCGCTCAAG TTCAAACGCATGCTCAACAAGGAGCTGTCGCACTTCAGCGAGTCCAGCAGATCGGGAAATCAGATTTCCGAATATATATGTTCCACTTTTTTGG ACAAGCAGCAGGAGTTCGACTTGCCCTCGCTGCGCGTGGAGGATAACCCGGAACTGTTGGCCGCCAACGCAGCCGCTGGTCAGCAGTCCGCCGGACAGTATGCGCGCTCCCGCTCGCCGCGCGGCCCGCCCATGTCGCAGATCAGCGGCGTGAAGAGGCCACTGTCGCACACGAACAGCTTCACCGGCGAACGGCTGCCCACCTTCGGTGTGGAGACACCCAGGGAAAATGAGCTGGGCACCCTGCTCGGCGAACTGGACACCTGGGGCATTCAGATATTCAGCATCGGCGAATTCAGCGTCAATCGACCGCTCACCTGTGTGGCATACACCATATTTCAG AGTAGAGAATTACTGACCAGTCTTATGATACCACCGAAAACTTTTCTTAACTTTATGTCTACTCTGGAGGACCACTACGTCAAAGACAATCCGTTTCACAATTCACTGCATGCCGCCGACGTGACCCAAAGCACCAACGTGCTACTCAACACACCGGCGCTGGAGGGCGTATTCACACCGCTCGAAGTGGGCGGGGCGCTGTTCGCCGCTTGCATCCACGATGTTGATCATCCCGGCTTAACCAATCAGTTCTTGGTTAACTCAA GTTCCGAACTAGCATTAATGTACAATGACGAATCTGTTTTGGAAAATCATCATTTAGCTGTTGCctttaaattattacaaaatcAAGGATGTGATATATTCTGTAATATGCAAAA GAAACAACGCCAAACATTGAGGAAAATGGTTATTGATATTGTGCTGTCTACGGACATGTCCAAGCACATGAGTCTGCTGGCCGACCTTAAGACAATGGTGGAAACCAAGAAGGTGGCCGGCTCCGGCGTACTGCTGTTGGACAACTACACCGATCGCATACAG GTGCTTGAGAATCTGGTGCACTGCGCCGATCTGAGCAATCCCACCAAGCCGCTGCCGCTTTACAAGCGCTGGGTAGCCCTGCTCATGGAGGAGTTCTTCCTACAGGGCGACAAGGAGCGCGAATCGGGCATGGACATCAGTCCCATGTGCGACCGCCACAATGCCACCATCGAGAAGTCGCAGGTGGGCTTCATCGACTACATCGTCCACCCACTTTGGGAGACCTGGGCGGACCTGGTGCACCCGGATGCCCAGGATATACTCGACACGCTTGAAGAGAACAGAGACTACTACCAGAGCATGATACCGCCCTCGCCGCCGCCATCGGGCGTCGATGAGAATCCGCAGGAGGACAGGATACGCTTTCAA GTAACCCTTGAGGAGTCCGACCAGGAAAACCTCGCCGAGCTGGAGGAGGGCGACGAGAGTGGTGGGGAGAGCACCACCACTGGCACCACCGGAaccaccgccgcctccgcgCTAAGCGGGgctggtggcggtggcggtgcaGGCGGGGGTGTGGCACCTAGAACGGGTGGCTGCCAAAACCAACCGCAACACGGTGGAATGTGA
- the LOC6524324 gene encoding cAMP-specific 3',5'-cyclic phosphodiesterase, isoforms N/G isoform X9 has translation MIATLFIIFAFIRAFPWSRKRGRPALALTLMPEGGEDHRGDLNQKGENNNRPRPSISLGNNGDGMGPRTRRKSSKFHEVTFSGSVGGGDSDGGGEVTNGGTLEVSPSKRHSLSTTSNSSSAPYRYLSGSSRSRGSRGDCHEYYQLQQQSSSQSNGNRGNRALSQRSDTMATEAEGEEFDVDPMDEDDEDETYDRETEEFYSNIQDATGTGSSSRSKRSSLFSRSDSSATTTSSSGGGTFTGGKRRSAASILSSSMCSDLMTSDRRSSTATEYSVKSVTTGNTSQRRSSGRIRRFVSRMTIAGARRRTTGSFDVENGQGARSPLEGGSPSAGLVLQNLPQRRESFLYRSDSDFEMSPKSMSRNSSIASESHGEDLIVTPFAQILASLRSVRNNLLSLTNVPASNKSRRPNQSSSASRSGNPQGAPLSQGEEAYTRLATDTIEELDWCLDQLETIQTHRSVSDMASLKFKRMLNKELSHFSESSRSGNQISEYICSTFLDKQQEFDLPSLRVEDNPELLAANAAAGQQSAGQYARSRSPRGPPMSQISGVKRPLSHTNSFTGERLPTFGVETPRENELGTLLGELDTWGIQIFSIGEFSVNRPLTCVAYTIFQSRELLTSLMIPPKTFLNFMSTLEDHYVKDNPFHNSLHAADVTQSTNVLLNTPALEGVFTPLEVGGALFAACIHDVDHPGLTNQFLVNSSSELALMYNDESVLENHHLAVAFKLLQNQGCDIFCNMQKKQRQTLRKMVIDIVLSTDMSKHMSLLADLKTMVETKKVAGSGVLLLDNYTDRIQVLENLVHCADLSNPTKPLPLYKRWVALLMEEFFLQGDKERESGMDISPMCDRHNATIEKSQVGFIDYIVHPLWETWADLVHPDAQDILDTLEENRDYYQSMIPPSPPPSGVDENPQEDRIRFQVTLEESDQENLAELEEGDESGGESTTTGTTGTTAASALSGAGGGGGAGGGVAPRTGGCQNQPQHGGM, from the exons ATGATAGCCACGTTGTTCATCATCTTTGCATTTATTCGGGCCTTTCCGTGGAGCCGAAAACGAGGTCGACCCGCCTTGGCCTTGACCCTGATGCCGGAGGGCGGCGAGGATCATCGCGGCGATCTGAATCAAAAGGGTGAGAACAACAATCGACCGAGACCATCGATTTCGCTGGGGAACAACGGCGACGGGATGGGCCCGAGGACCCGCCGGAAATCCTCGAAATTCCACGAGGTCACCTTCAGCGGAAGCGTGGGCGGTGGCGACAGCGATGGTGGCGGCGAGGTCACCAATGGTGGTACCTTGGAAGTAAGCCCCAGCAAACGACACTCCTTGAGCACCACCAGCAACTCCAGCTCGGCACCCTATCGCTATCTGAGTGGGAGCAGTAGATCCCGGGGCTCCCGAGGAGATTGCCACGAGTACtaccaactgcaacagcaatcGTCGTCCCAATCGAATGGCAATCGTGGAAATCGGGCACTGAGCCAGAGGAGCGACACAATGGCCACTGAGGCCGAGGGCGAGGAGTTCGACGTGGATCCCATGGACGAGGACGATGAGGACGAGACCTACGACCGGGAGACCGAGGAGTTCTACAGCAATATCCAGGATGCCACGGGCACCGGTTCATCGAGTCGCAGCAAGAGGTCCTCGCTCTTCTCCAGATCGGATAGTTCCGCCACCACCACATCGTCGAGCGGCGGAGGCACCTTTACGGGCGGGAAGCGCAGATCGGCTGCCTCGATTCTGTCCTCATCCATGTGTTCCGATCTGATGACCAGCGATCGCCGGAGCTCCACAGCCACGGAGTACAGCGTCAAGTCGGTGACCACCGGGAATACCTCGCAGCGCAGGTCGAGCGGACGGATCCGGAGATTTGTCTCCCGGATGACGATCGCCGGGGCCAGGAGACGCACCACGGGCAG CTTCGATGTAGAAAATGGCCAGGGCGCTCGATCACCGCTCGAGGGCGGCTCTCCCAGCGCCGGTTTGGTACTACAGAATTTGCCGCAGCGCCGCGAATCGTTTCTATATCGCTCAGATTCGGACTTTGAGATGTCGCCAAAGTCCATGTCCCGAAACTCAAGCATCGCTAGCGAAAG CCACGGCGAGGATCTCATTGTGACGCCTTTCGCCCAAATTTTAGCCAGCTTACGTTCAGTGCGCAACAATTTATTAAGTCTGACAAATGTTCCAGCATCAAACAA ATCCAGGCGGCCCAACCAATCCTCGTCGGCCTCGCGATCGGGAAACCCCCAAGGAGCCCCGCTGTCCCAGGGCGAGGAGGCCTACACCCGCCTGGCCACCGACACCATCGAGGAGCTAGACTGGTGCCTCGACCAGCTGGAGACCATCCAGACCCATCGCAGCGTCTCCGACATGGCCTCGCTCAAG TTCAAACGCATGCTCAACAAGGAGCTGTCGCACTTCAGCGAGTCCAGCAGATCGGGAAATCAGATTTCCGAATATATATGTTCCACTTTTTTGG ACAAGCAGCAGGAGTTCGACTTGCCCTCGCTGCGCGTGGAGGATAACCCGGAACTGTTGGCCGCCAACGCAGCCGCTGGTCAGCAGTCCGCCGGACAGTATGCGCGCTCCCGCTCGCCGCGCGGCCCGCCCATGTCGCAGATCAGCGGCGTGAAGAGGCCACTGTCGCACACGAACAGCTTCACCGGCGAACGGCTGCCCACCTTCGGTGTGGAGACACCCAGGGAAAATGAGCTGGGCACCCTGCTCGGCGAACTGGACACCTGGGGCATTCAGATATTCAGCATCGGCGAATTCAGCGTCAATCGACCGCTCACCTGTGTGGCATACACCATATTTCAG AGTAGAGAATTACTGACCAGTCTTATGATACCACCGAAAACTTTTCTTAACTTTATGTCTACTCTGGAGGACCACTACGTCAAAGACAATCCGTTTCACAATTCACTGCATGCCGCCGACGTGACCCAAAGCACCAACGTGCTACTCAACACACCGGCGCTGGAGGGCGTATTCACACCGCTCGAAGTGGGCGGGGCGCTGTTCGCCGCTTGCATCCACGATGTTGATCATCCCGGCTTAACCAATCAGTTCTTGGTTAACTCAA GTTCCGAACTAGCATTAATGTACAATGACGAATCTGTTTTGGAAAATCATCATTTAGCTGTTGCctttaaattattacaaaatcAAGGATGTGATATATTCTGTAATATGCAAAA GAAACAACGCCAAACATTGAGGAAAATGGTTATTGATATTGTGCTGTCTACGGACATGTCCAAGCACATGAGTCTGCTGGCCGACCTTAAGACAATGGTGGAAACCAAGAAGGTGGCCGGCTCCGGCGTACTGCTGTTGGACAACTACACCGATCGCATACAG GTGCTTGAGAATCTGGTGCACTGCGCCGATCTGAGCAATCCCACCAAGCCGCTGCCGCTTTACAAGCGCTGGGTAGCCCTGCTCATGGAGGAGTTCTTCCTACAGGGCGACAAGGAGCGCGAATCGGGCATGGACATCAGTCCCATGTGCGACCGCCACAATGCCACCATCGAGAAGTCGCAGGTGGGCTTCATCGACTACATCGTCCACCCACTTTGGGAGACCTGGGCGGACCTGGTGCACCCGGATGCCCAGGATATACTCGACACGCTTGAAGAGAACAGAGACTACTACCAGAGCATGATACCGCCCTCGCCGCCGCCATCGGGCGTCGATGAGAATCCGCAGGAGGACAGGATACGCTTTCAA GTAACCCTTGAGGAGTCCGACCAGGAAAACCTCGCCGAGCTGGAGGAGGGCGACGAGAGTGGTGGGGAGAGCACCACCACTGGCACCACCGGAaccaccgccgcctccgcgCTAAGCGGGgctggtggcggtggcggtgcaGGCGGGGGTGTGGCACCTAGAACGGGTGGCTGCCAAAACCAACCGCAACACGGTGGAATGTGA
- the LOC6524324 gene encoding cAMP-specific 3',5'-cyclic phosphodiesterase isoform X12 → MLNKNSASSQSLPRVHSFFNMIPSIMQDDLAVTILNDRDNMFSIKSQRSHGEDLIVTPFAQILASLRSVRNNLLSLTNVPASNKRPNQSSSASRSGNPQGAPLSQGEEAYTRLATDTIEELDWCLDQLETIQTHRSVSDMASLKFKRMLNKELSHFSESSRSGNQISEYICSTFLDKQQEFDLPSLRVEDNPELLAANAAAGQQSAGQYARSRSPRGPPMSQISGVKRPLSHTNSFTGERLPTFGVETPRENELGTLLGELDTWGIQIFSIGEFSVNRPLTCVAYTIFQSRELLTSLMIPPKTFLNFMSTLEDHYVKDNPFHNSLHAADVTQSTNVLLNTPALEGVFTPLEVGGALFAACIHDVDHPGLTNQFLVNSSSELALMYNDESVLENHHLAVAFKLLQNQGCDIFCNMQKKQRQTLRKMVIDIVLSTDMSKHMSLLADLKTMVETKKVAGSGVLLLDNYTDRIQVLENLVHCADLSNPTKPLPLYKRWVALLMEEFFLQGDKERESGMDISPMCDRHNATIEKSQVGFIDYIVHPLWETWADLVHPDAQDILDTLEENRDYYQSMIPPSPPPSGVDENPQEDRIRFQVTLEESDQENLAELEEGDESGGESTTTGTTGTTAASALSGAGGGGGAGGGVAPRTGGCQNQPQHGGM, encoded by the exons atgctaaacaaaaaCTCAGCATCGTCGCAGTCTCTGCCGCGAGTGCATAGTTTCTTCAACATGATACCCTCGATAATGCAGGACGATTTGGCTGTGACCATTCTCAACGATCGGGACAACATGTTCTCCATCAAGTCACAGCGCAG CCACGGCGAGGATCTCATTGTGACGCCTTTCGCCCAAATTTTAGCCAGCTTACGTTCAGTGCGCAACAATTTATTAAGTCTGACAAATGTTCCAGCATCAAACAA GCGGCCCAACCAATCCTCGTCGGCCTCGCGATCGGGAAACCCCCAAGGAGCCCCGCTGTCCCAGGGCGAGGAGGCCTACACCCGCCTGGCCACCGACACCATCGAGGAGCTAGACTGGTGCCTCGACCAGCTGGAGACCATCCAGACCCATCGCAGCGTCTCCGACATGGCCTCGCTCAAG TTCAAACGCATGCTCAACAAGGAGCTGTCGCACTTCAGCGAGTCCAGCAGATCGGGAAATCAGATTTCCGAATATATATGTTCCACTTTTTTGG ACAAGCAGCAGGAGTTCGACTTGCCCTCGCTGCGCGTGGAGGATAACCCGGAACTGTTGGCCGCCAACGCAGCCGCTGGTCAGCAGTCCGCCGGACAGTATGCGCGCTCCCGCTCGCCGCGCGGCCCGCCCATGTCGCAGATCAGCGGCGTGAAGAGGCCACTGTCGCACACGAACAGCTTCACCGGCGAACGGCTGCCCACCTTCGGTGTGGAGACACCCAGGGAAAATGAGCTGGGCACCCTGCTCGGCGAACTGGACACCTGGGGCATTCAGATATTCAGCATCGGCGAATTCAGCGTCAATCGACCGCTCACCTGTGTGGCATACACCATATTTCAG AGTAGAGAATTACTGACCAGTCTTATGATACCACCGAAAACTTTTCTTAACTTTATGTCTACTCTGGAGGACCACTACGTCAAAGACAATCCGTTTCACAATTCACTGCATGCCGCCGACGTGACCCAAAGCACCAACGTGCTACTCAACACACCGGCGCTGGAGGGCGTATTCACACCGCTCGAAGTGGGCGGGGCGCTGTTCGCCGCTTGCATCCACGATGTTGATCATCCCGGCTTAACCAATCAGTTCTTGGTTAACTCAA GTTCCGAACTAGCATTAATGTACAATGACGAATCTGTTTTGGAAAATCATCATTTAGCTGTTGCctttaaattattacaaaatcAAGGATGTGATATATTCTGTAATATGCAAAA GAAACAACGCCAAACATTGAGGAAAATGGTTATTGATATTGTGCTGTCTACGGACATGTCCAAGCACATGAGTCTGCTGGCCGACCTTAAGACAATGGTGGAAACCAAGAAGGTGGCCGGCTCCGGCGTACTGCTGTTGGACAACTACACCGATCGCATACAG GTGCTTGAGAATCTGGTGCACTGCGCCGATCTGAGCAATCCCACCAAGCCGCTGCCGCTTTACAAGCGCTGGGTAGCCCTGCTCATGGAGGAGTTCTTCCTACAGGGCGACAAGGAGCGCGAATCGGGCATGGACATCAGTCCCATGTGCGACCGCCACAATGCCACCATCGAGAAGTCGCAGGTGGGCTTCATCGACTACATCGTCCACCCACTTTGGGAGACCTGGGCGGACCTGGTGCACCCGGATGCCCAGGATATACTCGACACGCTTGAAGAGAACAGAGACTACTACCAGAGCATGATACCGCCCTCGCCGCCGCCATCGGGCGTCGATGAGAATCCGCAGGAGGACAGGATACGCTTTCAA GTAACCCTTGAGGAGTCCGACCAGGAAAACCTCGCCGAGCTGGAGGAGGGCGACGAGAGTGGTGGGGAGAGCACCACCACTGGCACCACCGGAaccaccgccgcctccgcgCTAAGCGGGgctggtggcggtggcggtgcaGGCGGGGGTGTGGCACCTAGAACGGGTGGCTGCCAAAACCAACCGCAACACGGTGGAATGTGA
- the LOC6524324 gene encoding cAMP-specific 3',5'-cyclic phosphodiesterase isoform X11 — protein sequence MLNKNSASSQSLPRVHSFFNMIPSIMQDDLAVTILNDRDNMFSIKSQRSHGEDLIVTPFAQILASLRSVRNNLLSLTNVPASNKSRRPNQSSSASRSGNPQGAPLSQGEEAYTRLATDTIEELDWCLDQLETIQTHRSVSDMASLKFKRMLNKELSHFSESSRSGNQISEYICSTFLDKQQEFDLPSLRVEDNPELLAANAAAGQQSAGQYARSRSPRGPPMSQISGVKRPLSHTNSFTGERLPTFGVETPRENELGTLLGELDTWGIQIFSIGEFSVNRPLTCVAYTIFQSRELLTSLMIPPKTFLNFMSTLEDHYVKDNPFHNSLHAADVTQSTNVLLNTPALEGVFTPLEVGGALFAACIHDVDHPGLTNQFLVNSSSELALMYNDESVLENHHLAVAFKLLQNQGCDIFCNMQKKQRQTLRKMVIDIVLSTDMSKHMSLLADLKTMVETKKVAGSGVLLLDNYTDRIQVLENLVHCADLSNPTKPLPLYKRWVALLMEEFFLQGDKERESGMDISPMCDRHNATIEKSQVGFIDYIVHPLWETWADLVHPDAQDILDTLEENRDYYQSMIPPSPPPSGVDENPQEDRIRFQVTLEESDQENLAELEEGDESGGESTTTGTTGTTAASALSGAGGGGGAGGGVAPRTGGCQNQPQHGGM from the exons atgctaaacaaaaaCTCAGCATCGTCGCAGTCTCTGCCGCGAGTGCATAGTTTCTTCAACATGATACCCTCGATAATGCAGGACGATTTGGCTGTGACCATTCTCAACGATCGGGACAACATGTTCTCCATCAAGTCACAGCGCAG CCACGGCGAGGATCTCATTGTGACGCCTTTCGCCCAAATTTTAGCCAGCTTACGTTCAGTGCGCAACAATTTATTAAGTCTGACAAATGTTCCAGCATCAAACAA ATCCAGGCGGCCCAACCAATCCTCGTCGGCCTCGCGATCGGGAAACCCCCAAGGAGCCCCGCTGTCCCAGGGCGAGGAGGCCTACACCCGCCTGGCCACCGACACCATCGAGGAGCTAGACTGGTGCCTCGACCAGCTGGAGACCATCCAGACCCATCGCAGCGTCTCCGACATGGCCTCGCTCAAG TTCAAACGCATGCTCAACAAGGAGCTGTCGCACTTCAGCGAGTCCAGCAGATCGGGAAATCAGATTTCCGAATATATATGTTCCACTTTTTTGG ACAAGCAGCAGGAGTTCGACTTGCCCTCGCTGCGCGTGGAGGATAACCCGGAACTGTTGGCCGCCAACGCAGCCGCTGGTCAGCAGTCCGCCGGACAGTATGCGCGCTCCCGCTCGCCGCGCGGCCCGCCCATGTCGCAGATCAGCGGCGTGAAGAGGCCACTGTCGCACACGAACAGCTTCACCGGCGAACGGCTGCCCACCTTCGGTGTGGAGACACCCAGGGAAAATGAGCTGGGCACCCTGCTCGGCGAACTGGACACCTGGGGCATTCAGATATTCAGCATCGGCGAATTCAGCGTCAATCGACCGCTCACCTGTGTGGCATACACCATATTTCAG AGTAGAGAATTACTGACCAGTCTTATGATACCACCGAAAACTTTTCTTAACTTTATGTCTACTCTGGAGGACCACTACGTCAAAGACAATCCGTTTCACAATTCACTGCATGCCGCCGACGTGACCCAAAGCACCAACGTGCTACTCAACACACCGGCGCTGGAGGGCGTATTCACACCGCTCGAAGTGGGCGGGGCGCTGTTCGCCGCTTGCATCCACGATGTTGATCATCCCGGCTTAACCAATCAGTTCTTGGTTAACTCAA GTTCCGAACTAGCATTAATGTACAATGACGAATCTGTTTTGGAAAATCATCATTTAGCTGTTGCctttaaattattacaaaatcAAGGATGTGATATATTCTGTAATATGCAAAA GAAACAACGCCAAACATTGAGGAAAATGGTTATTGATATTGTGCTGTCTACGGACATGTCCAAGCACATGAGTCTGCTGGCCGACCTTAAGACAATGGTGGAAACCAAGAAGGTGGCCGGCTCCGGCGTACTGCTGTTGGACAACTACACCGATCGCATACAG GTGCTTGAGAATCTGGTGCACTGCGCCGATCTGAGCAATCCCACCAAGCCGCTGCCGCTTTACAAGCGCTGGGTAGCCCTGCTCATGGAGGAGTTCTTCCTACAGGGCGACAAGGAGCGCGAATCGGGCATGGACATCAGTCCCATGTGCGACCGCCACAATGCCACCATCGAGAAGTCGCAGGTGGGCTTCATCGACTACATCGTCCACCCACTTTGGGAGACCTGGGCGGACCTGGTGCACCCGGATGCCCAGGATATACTCGACACGCTTGAAGAGAACAGAGACTACTACCAGAGCATGATACCGCCCTCGCCGCCGCCATCGGGCGTCGATGAGAATCCGCAGGAGGACAGGATACGCTTTCAA GTAACCCTTGAGGAGTCCGACCAGGAAAACCTCGCCGAGCTGGAGGAGGGCGACGAGAGTGGTGGGGAGAGCACCACCACTGGCACCACCGGAaccaccgccgcctccgcgCTAAGCGGGgctggtggcggtggcggtgcaGGCGGGGGTGTGGCACCTAGAACGGGTGGCTGCCAAAACCAACCGCAACACGGTGGAATGTGA